A DNA window from Pungitius pungitius chromosome 1, fPunPun2.1, whole genome shotgun sequence contains the following coding sequences:
- the plekhm2 gene encoding pleckstrin homology domain-containing family M member 2 isoform X1: protein MDQLKVKDRILENISLSVKKLQSYFAACEDETPAIRNHDRVLQRLCEHLDHALLYGLQDISSGYWVLVLHFTRREAVRQIDELQHIATNLGRSRAWLYLALSESSLESYLRLFQENHALLQKYYFKNALVCSDDHLTLFLTLVSGLEFIRFDLELDVPYLDVAPYMPEYYKPQNLLDFEERLPSSDSLSLHSFTSLTSTNLEWDDSAIAPSSEDYDFGDIFPVLRSLPSADWEEGDLTDQASCPRSSGSDPQTVVSDTVVLSTGAVKVRAAAHLAPHSPTYRHNPFNEDSDANTSADVTPVHLASCYVAVPAGDVTESACNELEVIRMARRRKTSRKRRGKGSTESISSLHNSVSSEHLEMNNRRMSSEDVDSLNGTAIQLDAEAELRRSRVGSEVVDEGDEGVEGLLRLPEMTDTSMEALGQPLREVMDRLNGALDREEAWEHREGGEEEERRGSECHRGPEPPTQQPFREESEGEPPDPAPGETSLFLQAAAEPAELCCFTPNSSDSTPSGGSHYDSTEHCQSQTLSGDLEDEGDAKASAGLKAGEVDTEEGEKTVHNEFTKEAESSHPAEFKVDNNHLLLLMIHVFRENEEQLFKMVRMSTGHMEGDLQPLYLLLTDCYIYLLRKGAAEKPYTVEDAVSYNELDYLSVGLDQQTVAVVCTNRRRKFLLDTADASLTLWFLSVLESAMVKGCREPPYPSVLTDATMEKLSLTKFVSQESQCEVCEVSIQLYSLVHWEDPMDMALSPQGGPLISGLPASTKEGALQYRAGSTYLGKELWKSCYLVLSKGILYLYAERTDVTPVLSVTMGGEHCGGCRRSNSTERPHAFHVILTERPALELCANNEQDMAEWMLLLCQSVSKGVIPQGVVPAPCIPCCLVMTDRKLLTCHQDCQTSFFRSLGSTDICDVTSVSVEANKEYCVIEFATDRSQFLPPWVLYFSGCEERDRLLKALDKTWKAVYQVDLPHREVLDPSVQKRCGEALALMNSAWQRADSLARGRAQREPWC from the exons ATGGATCAACTGAAAGTAAAGGATCGCATATTGGAAAACATCTCCTTATCCGTCAAAAAG TTGCAGAGTTACTTTGCCGCCTGTGAAGATGAGACTCCAGCTATCCGCAATCACGACCGGGTCCTTCAGCGCCTCTGTGAACACCTCGATCATGCTCTGCTTTATGG CCTGCAGGACATCTCCTCTGGCTACTGGGTCCTGGTCCTTCACTTCACCAGAAGAGAGGCCGTCCGTCAGATCGATGAGCTTCAGCACATAGCAACCAACCTCGGTCGAA GCCGAGCATGGTTGTACCTGGCGTTGAGTGAGAGCTCGTTAGAGAGCTATCTGCGCCTCTTCCAGGAGAACCATGCATTATTGCAAAAGTACTATTTCAA AAACGCACTGGTCTGCAGTGATGACCACCTCACGCTCTTCCTCACGCTGGTGTCCGGCCTGGAGTTCATTCGCTTTGATCTGGAGCTG GATGTGCCCTATTTGGACGTGGCCCCCTACATGCCGGAATACTACAAACCCCAGAACCTGCTGGACTTTGAGGAACGGCTTCCCAGCTCAGACAGCTTGTCCCTGCACTCCTTCACCTCCCTGACCTCCACCAACCTGGAGTGGGATGACAGTGCCATCGCTCCCTCCAGTGAAG attatgATTTCGGTGACATCTTCCCCGTGTTGCGGTCATTGCCAAGTGCAGACTGGGAAG AGGGAGACCTGACTGACCAGGCCAGCTGCCCGCGATCCAGTGGCTCTGATCCCCAGACGGTCGTCAGCGACACCGTGGTCCTTTCTACCGGTGCTGTGAAGGTGAGGGCAGCAGCTCATCTGGCTCCGCACAGCCCAACGTACAGACACAACCCCTTCAACGAGGACTCGGACGCCAACACCTCGGCCGACGTCACGCCGGTTCATTTGGCCAGCTGCTACGTCGCCGTCCCCGCCGGTGATGTCACAGAGAGCGCCTGCAACGAGCTGGAGGTCATCAG GATGGCCAGGCGAAGGAAAACCTCGAGGAAGCGCCGAGGGAAGGGCTCCACGGAGTCTATCAGCAGCCTCCACAACTCCGTCTCCTCTGAGCACTTGGAAATGAACAACCGCCGAATGTCCTCGGAGGACGTGGACTCGCTAAACGGCACCGCAATTCAGCTGGATGCAGAGGCCGAGCTGCGGAGAAGCCGGGTGGGATCGGAGGTCGTGGATGAAGGAGACGAGGGGGTTGAAGGGCTTTTAAGGCTCCCAGAGATGACGGACACCTCCATGGAAGCTCTGGGCCAGCCGCTGCGCGAGGTCATGGACCGGCTCAACGGGGCTCTGGATAGGGAGGAGGCCTGGGAGCaccgagaggggggggaggaggaggagagaaggggctCAGAATGTCACCGGGGTCCTGAACCCCCTACGCAGCAACCCTTTCGGGAGGAGTCCGAGGGAGAGCCTCCCGACCCAGCACCAGGAGAGACGTCCCTCTTCTTGCAGGCCGCTGCTGAGCCTGCAGAGTTATGCTGCTTTACCCCCAACAGTTCAGACTCTACTCCCTCGGGTGGTAGCCACTATGACTCTACAGAGCATTGCCAGTCGCAAACTCTTTCAGGTGATCTCGAAGATGAAGGAGATGCAAAAGCGTCAGCAGGACTGAAGGCCGGGGAGGTAGacacagaggagggagagaaaactgTCCACAATGAATTTACTAAGGAAGCAGAGAGTTCTCATCCTGCAGAGTTTAA GGTGGACAACAATCACTTGCTTCTTCTCATGATTCACGTATTCAGAGAGAACGAGGAGCAGCTCTTCAAG atGGTGAGAATGAGCACGGGTCATATGGAGGGGGACCTGCAGCCCCTTTACCTGCTGCTGACTGACTGTTACATCTACCTGCTTAGGAAGG GTGCAGCAGAGAAACCGTACACAGTAGAAGATGCCGTTTCCTATAACGAGCTGGACTATCTTTCA GTGGGCCTTGACCAACAGACAGTGGCAGTGGTTTGCACCAACAGACGAAGAAAATTTCTGTTGGACACAGCTGATGCCTCTCTGACTCT CTGGTTCCTGTCCGTTCTCGAGTCGGCCATGGTGAAGGGTTGTCGTGAGCCTCCTTACCCTTCTGTGCTGACTGACGCTACCATGGAGAAACTGTCTCTCACCAAGTTTGTCTCCCAGGAGTCTCAGTGTGAG GTATGCGAAGTGTCTATCCAACTGTATTCACTGGTCCACTGGGAGGATCCGATGGACATGGCTTTGTCACCCCAGGGTGGCCCACTGATCTCTGGACTGCCTGCCAGCACCAAAGAGGGGGCTCTGCAGTACCGGGCTGGAAGCACCTACCTGGGCAAAGAGCTGTGGAAAAGCTGCTACCTCGTTCTCAG TAAGGGGATTCTGTACCTGTATGCAGAAAGAACAGATGTGACACCTGTGCTGTCAGTCACGATGGG AGGAGAGCACTGTGGTGGTTGCCGTCGCTCAAACAGCACGGAGCGGCCGCACGCCTTCCACGTCATCCTGACGGAGCGGCCGGCTCTGGAGCTCTGCGCCAACAATGAGCAGGACATGGCCGAGTGGATGCTGCTGCTCTGCCAGTCCGTCTCCAAAGGG GTCATCCCTCAGGGTGTGGTCCCTGCTCCGTGTATCCCGTGTTGCCTGGTGATGACAGACAGGAAGCTGCTTACCTGCCATCAGGACTGTCAGACCAGCTTCTTCCGTTCGCTTGGCAGCACCGAtatctgtgatgtcacttccgtCAGCGTGGAGGCCAACAAGGAGTACTGTGTCATT GAGTTTGCAACTGATCGGTCCCAGTTCCTCCCTCCATGGGTGTTGTACTTCAGTGGCTGTGAAGAGAGAGATCGGCTGCTGAAGGCGTTGGACAAAACGTGGAAGGCCGTTTACCAG GTGGATCTTCCCCACAGAGAAGTGCTGGATCCGTCTGTGCAGAAGCGCTGCGGCGAGGCCCTCGCCCTGATGAATAGCGCTTGGCAGAGGGCGGACAGTCTGGCCCGGGGCAGAGCCCAGCGTGAGCCCTGGTGCTGA
- the plekhm2 gene encoding pleckstrin homology domain-containing family M member 2 isoform X2 — MDQLKVKDRILENISLSVKKLQSYFAACEDETPAIRNHDRVLQRLCEHLDHALLYGLQDISSGYWVLVLHFTRREAVRQIDELQHIATNLGRSRAWLYLALSESSLESYLRLFQENHALLQKYYFKNALVCSDDHLTLFLTLVSGLEFIRFDLELDVPYLDVAPYMPEYYKPQNLLDFEERLPSSDSLSLHSFTSLTSTNLEWDDSAIAPSSEEGDLTDQASCPRSSGSDPQTVVSDTVVLSTGAVKVRAAAHLAPHSPTYRHNPFNEDSDANTSADVTPVHLASCYVAVPAGDVTESACNELEVIRMARRRKTSRKRRGKGSTESISSLHNSVSSEHLEMNNRRMSSEDVDSLNGTAIQLDAEAELRRSRVGSEVVDEGDEGVEGLLRLPEMTDTSMEALGQPLREVMDRLNGALDREEAWEHREGGEEEERRGSECHRGPEPPTQQPFREESEGEPPDPAPGETSLFLQAAAEPAELCCFTPNSSDSTPSGGSHYDSTEHCQSQTLSGDLEDEGDAKASAGLKAGEVDTEEGEKTVHNEFTKEAESSHPAEFKVDNNHLLLLMIHVFRENEEQLFKMVRMSTGHMEGDLQPLYLLLTDCYIYLLRKGAAEKPYTVEDAVSYNELDYLSVGLDQQTVAVVCTNRRRKFLLDTADASLTLWFLSVLESAMVKGCREPPYPSVLTDATMEKLSLTKFVSQESQCEVCEVSIQLYSLVHWEDPMDMALSPQGGPLISGLPASTKEGALQYRAGSTYLGKELWKSCYLVLSKGILYLYAERTDVTPVLSVTMGGEHCGGCRRSNSTERPHAFHVILTERPALELCANNEQDMAEWMLLLCQSVSKGVIPQGVVPAPCIPCCLVMTDRKLLTCHQDCQTSFFRSLGSTDICDVTSVSVEANKEYCVIEFATDRSQFLPPWVLYFSGCEERDRLLKALDKTWKAVYQVDLPHREVLDPSVQKRCGEALALMNSAWQRADSLARGRAQREPWC, encoded by the exons ATGGATCAACTGAAAGTAAAGGATCGCATATTGGAAAACATCTCCTTATCCGTCAAAAAG TTGCAGAGTTACTTTGCCGCCTGTGAAGATGAGACTCCAGCTATCCGCAATCACGACCGGGTCCTTCAGCGCCTCTGTGAACACCTCGATCATGCTCTGCTTTATGG CCTGCAGGACATCTCCTCTGGCTACTGGGTCCTGGTCCTTCACTTCACCAGAAGAGAGGCCGTCCGTCAGATCGATGAGCTTCAGCACATAGCAACCAACCTCGGTCGAA GCCGAGCATGGTTGTACCTGGCGTTGAGTGAGAGCTCGTTAGAGAGCTATCTGCGCCTCTTCCAGGAGAACCATGCATTATTGCAAAAGTACTATTTCAA AAACGCACTGGTCTGCAGTGATGACCACCTCACGCTCTTCCTCACGCTGGTGTCCGGCCTGGAGTTCATTCGCTTTGATCTGGAGCTG GATGTGCCCTATTTGGACGTGGCCCCCTACATGCCGGAATACTACAAACCCCAGAACCTGCTGGACTTTGAGGAACGGCTTCCCAGCTCAGACAGCTTGTCCCTGCACTCCTTCACCTCCCTGACCTCCACCAACCTGGAGTGGGATGACAGTGCCATCGCTCCCTCCAGTGAAG AGGGAGACCTGACTGACCAGGCCAGCTGCCCGCGATCCAGTGGCTCTGATCCCCAGACGGTCGTCAGCGACACCGTGGTCCTTTCTACCGGTGCTGTGAAGGTGAGGGCAGCAGCTCATCTGGCTCCGCACAGCCCAACGTACAGACACAACCCCTTCAACGAGGACTCGGACGCCAACACCTCGGCCGACGTCACGCCGGTTCATTTGGCCAGCTGCTACGTCGCCGTCCCCGCCGGTGATGTCACAGAGAGCGCCTGCAACGAGCTGGAGGTCATCAG GATGGCCAGGCGAAGGAAAACCTCGAGGAAGCGCCGAGGGAAGGGCTCCACGGAGTCTATCAGCAGCCTCCACAACTCCGTCTCCTCTGAGCACTTGGAAATGAACAACCGCCGAATGTCCTCGGAGGACGTGGACTCGCTAAACGGCACCGCAATTCAGCTGGATGCAGAGGCCGAGCTGCGGAGAAGCCGGGTGGGATCGGAGGTCGTGGATGAAGGAGACGAGGGGGTTGAAGGGCTTTTAAGGCTCCCAGAGATGACGGACACCTCCATGGAAGCTCTGGGCCAGCCGCTGCGCGAGGTCATGGACCGGCTCAACGGGGCTCTGGATAGGGAGGAGGCCTGGGAGCaccgagaggggggggaggaggaggagagaaggggctCAGAATGTCACCGGGGTCCTGAACCCCCTACGCAGCAACCCTTTCGGGAGGAGTCCGAGGGAGAGCCTCCCGACCCAGCACCAGGAGAGACGTCCCTCTTCTTGCAGGCCGCTGCTGAGCCTGCAGAGTTATGCTGCTTTACCCCCAACAGTTCAGACTCTACTCCCTCGGGTGGTAGCCACTATGACTCTACAGAGCATTGCCAGTCGCAAACTCTTTCAGGTGATCTCGAAGATGAAGGAGATGCAAAAGCGTCAGCAGGACTGAAGGCCGGGGAGGTAGacacagaggagggagagaaaactgTCCACAATGAATTTACTAAGGAAGCAGAGAGTTCTCATCCTGCAGAGTTTAA GGTGGACAACAATCACTTGCTTCTTCTCATGATTCACGTATTCAGAGAGAACGAGGAGCAGCTCTTCAAG atGGTGAGAATGAGCACGGGTCATATGGAGGGGGACCTGCAGCCCCTTTACCTGCTGCTGACTGACTGTTACATCTACCTGCTTAGGAAGG GTGCAGCAGAGAAACCGTACACAGTAGAAGATGCCGTTTCCTATAACGAGCTGGACTATCTTTCA GTGGGCCTTGACCAACAGACAGTGGCAGTGGTTTGCACCAACAGACGAAGAAAATTTCTGTTGGACACAGCTGATGCCTCTCTGACTCT CTGGTTCCTGTCCGTTCTCGAGTCGGCCATGGTGAAGGGTTGTCGTGAGCCTCCTTACCCTTCTGTGCTGACTGACGCTACCATGGAGAAACTGTCTCTCACCAAGTTTGTCTCCCAGGAGTCTCAGTGTGAG GTATGCGAAGTGTCTATCCAACTGTATTCACTGGTCCACTGGGAGGATCCGATGGACATGGCTTTGTCACCCCAGGGTGGCCCACTGATCTCTGGACTGCCTGCCAGCACCAAAGAGGGGGCTCTGCAGTACCGGGCTGGAAGCACCTACCTGGGCAAAGAGCTGTGGAAAAGCTGCTACCTCGTTCTCAG TAAGGGGATTCTGTACCTGTATGCAGAAAGAACAGATGTGACACCTGTGCTGTCAGTCACGATGGG AGGAGAGCACTGTGGTGGTTGCCGTCGCTCAAACAGCACGGAGCGGCCGCACGCCTTCCACGTCATCCTGACGGAGCGGCCGGCTCTGGAGCTCTGCGCCAACAATGAGCAGGACATGGCCGAGTGGATGCTGCTGCTCTGCCAGTCCGTCTCCAAAGGG GTCATCCCTCAGGGTGTGGTCCCTGCTCCGTGTATCCCGTGTTGCCTGGTGATGACAGACAGGAAGCTGCTTACCTGCCATCAGGACTGTCAGACCAGCTTCTTCCGTTCGCTTGGCAGCACCGAtatctgtgatgtcacttccgtCAGCGTGGAGGCCAACAAGGAGTACTGTGTCATT GAGTTTGCAACTGATCGGTCCCAGTTCCTCCCTCCATGGGTGTTGTACTTCAGTGGCTGTGAAGAGAGAGATCGGCTGCTGAAGGCGTTGGACAAAACGTGGAAGGCCGTTTACCAG GTGGATCTTCCCCACAGAGAAGTGCTGGATCCGTCTGTGCAGAAGCGCTGCGGCGAGGCCCTCGCCCTGATGAATAGCGCTTGGCAGAGGGCGGACAGTCTGGCCCGGGGCAGAGCCCAGCGTGAGCCCTGGTGCTGA
- the ddost gene encoding dolichyl-diphosphooligosaccharide--protein glycosyltransferase 48 kDa subunit, protein MASLTAVMQTSPSVPLLSSKKRSGTMIQRRFRLLDNNIILLLSLASMVHCALADGKTLVLLDNLNIRDTHSIFFRSLADRGFDLTFKTADDSSLTLIKYGQFLYDHLVIFSPSVEDFGGNINVETITAFIDGGGNVLVAASSDIGDPLRELGSECGIEFDEEKTAVIDHHNYDVSDSGEHTLIVADPEILIKAPTIVGKPTNKPVLFRGVGMVADPENPLVLDILTGSSTSYSFFPDRPISQYPHAVGKNTLMIAGLQARNNARVVFSGSLEFFSDAFFNSAVQKATPGSQRYEQTGNMELAEALSRWVFKEAGVLRVGAVTHHPVGEKNPPTAYTITDLVEYSIVIEMLSEGRWIPFNGDDIQLEFVRIDPFVRTYLKKKGDKYSVQFTLPDVYGVFQFKVDYNRLGYTHLYSSTQVSVRPLQHTQYERFIPSAFPYYASVFSMMAGLFVFSIVFLHMKEKEKSD, encoded by the exons ATGGCGTCGTTGACAGCAGTCATGCAGACGAGTCCGTCCGTTCCTTTATTATCCTCCAAAAAGCGCAGCGGCACGATGATCCAAAGGAGGTTCAGACTTTTGGACAACAATATAATTCTGCTCCTTTCGTTAGCCTCCATGGTGCATTGTGCTTTGGCTGACGGTAAGACGTTGGTTCTGCTGGACAACCTTAACATCCGAGACACCCATTCAATCTTCTTCCGCAGTCTCGCAG ATCGTGGCTTTGACCTCACTTTTAAAACCGCTGATGATTCCTCCCTAACTCTGATCAAATATGGCCAGTTCCTGTACGACCATTTGGTCATCTTCTCTCCATCAGTTGAGG ACTTTGGAGGAAATATTAACGTGGAGACAATTACAGCCTTTATTGATGGTGGAGGCAACGTCCTGGTTGCTGCAAGTTCAGATATTG GTGACCCTCTGAGGGAGCTGGGCAGCGAGTGCGGCATTGAGTTTGATGAGGAAAAGACTGCTGTCATTGACCATCACAACTATGACGTGTCTGACTCTGGAGAG CACACGCTGATTGTTGCTGATCCAGAGATCCTGATAAAAGCTCCAACAATTGTCGGCAAACCCACCAACAAACCTGTTCTGTTCAGAGGTGTTGG catgGTGGCAGACCCAGAGAACCCTCTGGTCTTGGACATCCTGACTGGCTCCTCTACTTCTTACTCATTTTTCCCAGACAGACCCATCTCTCAG TACCCCCACGCTGTTGGCAAGAACACGCTCATGATCGCCGGCCTTCAGGCCAGAAACAATGCCAGAGTGGTCTTCAGCGGCTCCCTGGAGTTCTTCAGCGATGCCTTCTTCAACTCTGCTGTGCAGAAAGCCACGCCTGGCTCCCAGAG ATACGAGCAGACAGGAAACATGGAGCTGGCCGAGGCGCTGTCCCGCTGGGTGTTCAAGGAGGCCGGAGTCCTCAGGGTGGGAGCTGTTACCCATCATCCTGTTGGAGAGAAAAATCCCCCTACAGCATACACGATCACTGACCTGGTG GAGTACAGCATTGTCATTGAGATGTTGTCTGAGGGCCGCTGGATTCCCTTCAACGGAGATGACATTCAGCTTGAGTTTGTGAGAATCGATCCCTTCGTCAGGACTTATCTCAAGAAAAAAG GAGATAAATATAGCGTGCAGTTCACGCTGCCTGATGTCTACGGAGTCTTCCAGTTCAAGGTGGACTACAACCGACTGGGATACACACATCTCTACTCCTCCACTCAG GTATCCGTGCGTCCCCTGCAGCACACTCAGTACGAGCGATTCATCCCCTCAGCCTTCCCATACTATGCCAGCGTCTTCTCCATGATGGCAGGACTCTTTGTATTCAGCATAGTCTTCCTGCAcatgaaagagaaggaaaagtcCGACTAA